The Fusobacterium necrophorum subsp. necrophorum genome has a window encoding:
- a CDS encoding helix-turn-helix domain-containing protein, with the protein MNIEYAIKINNNAKAATRYHTSRQQVKRWRDRYDGTIHSFLLKSRRPMIRKHKMGREKKKKAG; encoded by the coding sequence ATGAATATTGAATATGCCATCAAAATAAATAATAATGCGAAAGCTGCTACTCGTTATCACACTTCTCGACAACAAGTTAAGCGTTGGAGAGACCGTTATGATGGGACCATTCACTCCTTTCTACTTAAAAGTCGAAGACCAATGATTCGTAAGCATAAAATGGGAAGAGAAAAGAAGAAAAAAGCTGGGTAA
- a CDS encoding alpha/beta hydrolase, giving the protein MKEYMLRNSRYKIRYFDFKAEKTPILFIHGLGCAGSFDYVDVAFQKVLKDNRKIVVDLLGAGYSDKPKDFIYSVKAHAKYLNEFIEDIGLKKVIIYGHSLGGAIAIELCNLCGDIVEKLILNEPNLEPSKKGAASWDFAQLNSKNLESEMLLKIEKYESEGNTMWISTLRNWLPKAAYDISQDAVYGGEPSWKTILFNLDLPKCFIFGEKSLPDEDYDELQCKHEDIIIVENAGHSMAWENSADLAFTIKNCIMR; this is encoded by the coding sequence ATGAAGGAGTATATGTTGCGAAATAGTAGATATAAAATAAGATATTTTGATTTTAAAGCTGAGAAAACACCTATTTTGTTTATTCATGGTCTTGGATGTGCAGGTTCATTTGATTATGTAGATGTAGCTTTCCAAAAAGTTTTAAAAGACAATAGGAAAATAGTAGTTGATTTATTGGGTGCAGGTTACAGTGATAAACCAAAAGATTTTATATATAGTGTTAAGGCACATGCAAAATATCTAAATGAATTTATAGAAGATATTGGTCTAAAAAAAGTAATAATTTACGGTCATAGCTTAGGCGGTGCAATAGCCATAGAACTTTGTAACTTGTGTGGTGATATAGTCGAAAAATTGATACTTAATGAACCTAACTTGGAGCCTAGTAAGAAAGGGGCTGCAAGTTGGGATTTTGCTCAGTTAAACAGTAAAAATTTAGAATCAGAGATGTTACTGAAAATTGAAAAATATGAAAGTGAAGGAAATACTATGTGGATCTCAACTTTAAGAAATTGGCTTCCTAAAGCAGCATATGATATTTCACAAGATGCAGTATATGGCGGTGAACCTTCATGGAAAACAATTCTCTTTAATTTAGATTTACCGAAATGCTTTATATTTGGAGAAAAATCATTACCAGATGAAGATTATGATGAACTTCAGTGTAAACATGAAGATATTATAATTGTTGAGAATGCAGGACATTCGATGGCATGGGAAAATTCGGCAGATTTAGCATTTACCATAAAGAATTGTATTATGCGATAA
- the cas6 gene encoding CRISPR-associated endoribonuclease Cas6: MRFTVTIQLNQSEIPKDRSRVFLSLIKFWLERENPELFHKLYGSRATIRKDFTYSLFLGDCKFKREIIEIPDKRAFLNLSSYDLGLGIHIYNALLKGKGHIYSYKDLSMCIRDIQLQKEKLISTDVAFFQTMSPCVVREHHEETNRDWFYSLSEEKGRKLFLQNVQIQVVETLPEAREDAQEMEIEVFKNKEVKVKHYGIEVLANICELEIKAKPYILDYLYKAGIGSLKSTGFGMLKVR, encoded by the coding sequence ATGCGTTTTACAGTAACAATTCAATTAAATCAATCAGAAATTCCCAAAGATCGTTCCCGAGTCTTTCTTTCCTTGATAAAGTTCTGGCTGGAAAGAGAGAATCCGGAACTGTTTCATAAACTATATGGTAGCAGAGCAACCATTCGTAAGGATTTTACTTATTCGTTGTTTTTGGGAGATTGTAAGTTTAAAAGAGAAATTATAGAAATTCCGGATAAACGAGCTTTTTTAAATCTATCCAGTTATGATCTAGGACTGGGAATTCATATCTATAATGCATTATTAAAAGGAAAAGGTCATATTTATTCTTATAAAGATCTTTCTATGTGTATTCGTGATATTCAACTGCAAAAAGAAAAATTAATCTCTACCGATGTAGCTTTCTTTCAAACAATGTCGCCTTGTGTAGTGAGAGAGCATCATGAAGAAACGAATCGGGATTGGTTTTACAGTTTATCAGAAGAGAAAGGACGGAAATTATTTCTACAAAATGTCCAAATTCAAGTTGTAGAGACCTTGCCGGAGGCAAGAGAAGATGCTCAGGAAATGGAAATAGAGGTATTCAAGAACAAAGAAGTAAAAGTCAAGCACTATGGAATAGAAGTTTTGGCAAATATTTGTGAGTTGGAGATAAAAGCAAAGCCATATATACTGGATTATTTGTATAAAGCAGGCATCGGGAGTTTAAAAAGTACCGGATTCGGCATGTTAAAAGTCAGATAG